In Sparus aurata chromosome 3, fSpaAur1.1, whole genome shotgun sequence, the following are encoded in one genomic region:
- the cited4a gene encoding cbp/p300-interacting transactivator 4a — MAEHMMMPMTHSFRMGMNGPPQHNGQPGLRSLPNGQVMHYGRNPQNSMEAAMRQRPGMVGPGGMAGPVNGAPMANHHHQMMSGNMMYNGQAPQQQHHHMHPQQQQQQQQQQQQGGHPQQYHPGNLTSQQLMASMHLQKLNTQYHGHPLGSANGHHLPNGAQYRVGPAQLSGMQHIGAPLGLNGMDIDLIDEEVLTSLVLEFGLDRVQELPELFLGQNEFDFISDFVCKQQPSTVSC, encoded by the coding sequence ATGGCTGAACACATGATGATGCCCATGACCCACAGCTTCAGGATGGGCATGAACGGACCTCCGCAGCACAACGGCCAGCCCGGTCTGCGCAGTCTGCCCAATGGCCAGGTGATGCACTATGGCAGGAACCCTCAGAACAGCATGGAGGCTGCCATGAGACAGCGGCCGGGCATGGTGGGACCTGGAGGGATGGCCGGCCCTGTGAATGGAGCTCCCATGgccaaccaccaccaccagatGATGTCTGGAAACATGATGTACAATGGCCAGGCTCCGCAGCAACAGCACCACCACATGcacccacagcagcagcagcagcagcagcagcagcagcagcagggtggacACCCGCAGCAGTACCACCCTGGTAACCTCACCTCTCAGCAGCTCATGGCCAGCatgcacctgcaaaaactcaACACTCAGTACCATGGACACCCACTAGGCTCAGCCAATGGTCACCACCTGCCCAATGGAGCTCAGTACCGGGTGGGTCCGGCCCAGTTATCAGGAATGCAGCACATTGGTGCCCCTTTGGGGCTAAACGGCATGGACATAGACCTGATTGACGAGGAGGTTCTGACTTCACTGGTGCTGGAGTTTGGGTTAGATCGCGTTCAGGAGCTGCCTGAACTCTTCCTGGGACAGAATGAATTTGATTTCATATCGGACTTTGTGTGCAAACAGCAGCCGAGCACAGTGAGCTGTTGA